One genomic segment of Caldimonas brevitalea includes these proteins:
- the kefC gene encoding glutathione-regulated potassium-efflux system protein KefC, translated as MESHSWLSSSLIYLAAAVIAVPLARYLGLGAIIGYLGAGIAIGPSGLKLVTDPQQILHFAEFGVVLMLFLIGLELEPRRLWAMRRPIFGWGSAQMIGCTGLIFAGAVAAGLTWPVALVASLGLAMSSTAIALAALDERNLKGTRSGQSVLSIALLQDMAAIPILALVPLLGVADAVHRDTPAHWAAAKAVGVIVAIVLGGRLLLRPALRWIAKSKTPEIFTAAALLLVVAIATLMQAVQLSMALGAFLAGVLLAESEYRRELETDLEPFKGLLLGLFFIAVGTSIDFGVVLQHPARVALIVAGFLFAKLLVMWAIARTIPLPRGERPVFILLMAQGGEFGFVVFQAATQARAIEPATASLLLAAVALSMLLTPLLLVAVDRWLLPRLADDKPAMSELNEPQEAPVIIAGFGRYGGIIGRLLYANGLQPTVLDHDAEQVAAVRRFGWRVFYGDATRLDLLRIAGAAQARVLVIAVDDIEQSLKVADLAREHFPHLTVVARARNVTHWFELRQRGVTLIERETLDSALMSGRSVLEQMGWMPHHARQLALRFRRHTLDQLEAQLPHYRDQAQLIAIAKQGRQQLEDLFAQERQSREQRRREGWGQ; from the coding sequence ATGGAATCGCACTCCTGGCTGAGCAGTTCGCTCATCTATCTCGCCGCTGCCGTCATCGCCGTGCCGCTGGCCCGCTACCTGGGCCTGGGCGCCATCATCGGCTACCTGGGCGCCGGTATCGCCATCGGCCCCTCGGGTCTGAAGCTGGTCACCGACCCGCAGCAGATCCTGCATTTCGCCGAGTTCGGCGTGGTCTTGATGTTGTTCCTGATCGGCCTGGAACTGGAGCCGCGCCGGCTGTGGGCGATGCGCCGGCCGATCTTCGGCTGGGGCAGCGCGCAGATGATCGGCTGCACCGGGCTGATCTTCGCCGGCGCGGTGGCCGCCGGGCTGACCTGGCCAGTGGCGCTGGTGGCGTCGCTGGGCCTGGCGATGTCGTCGACCGCGATCGCGCTGGCGGCGCTCGACGAGCGCAACCTCAAGGGCACCCGGTCAGGCCAGTCGGTGCTGTCGATCGCGTTGCTGCAGGACATGGCTGCCATCCCCATCCTGGCCCTGGTGCCGCTGCTCGGCGTCGCCGACGCGGTGCACCGTGACACCCCGGCGCACTGGGCGGCGGCCAAGGCGGTCGGCGTGATCGTCGCCATCGTGCTCGGCGGGCGTTTGCTGTTGCGGCCGGCGCTGCGCTGGATCGCCAAGAGCAAGACGCCCGAGATCTTCACTGCGGCGGCGCTGCTGCTGGTGGTGGCCATCGCCACGCTGATGCAGGCGGTGCAGCTGTCGATGGCGCTGGGGGCCTTCCTGGCCGGTGTGCTGCTGGCGGAAAGCGAGTACCGGCGCGAGCTGGAAACCGATCTGGAGCCGTTCAAGGGGCTGCTGCTGGGCCTGTTTTTCATCGCCGTCGGCACCTCGATCGACTTCGGCGTGGTGCTGCAACATCCCGCCCGCGTAGCGTTGATCGTCGCCGGCTTTCTGTTCGCCAAGCTGCTGGTGATGTGGGCCATCGCCCGCACCATCCCGCTGCCGCGCGGCGAGCGGCCGGTGTTCATCTTGCTGATGGCGCAGGGCGGCGAGTTCGGTTTCGTGGTGTTCCAGGCGGCCACCCAGGCGCGCGCCATCGAGCCGGCCACCGCCTCGTTGCTGCTGGCCGCGGTGGCGCTGTCGATGCTGCTGACGCCGCTGCTGCTGGTCGCCGTGGACCGCTGGCTGCTGCCCCGGCTGGCCGACGACAAGCCGGCGATGTCGGAGCTCAACGAGCCGCAGGAAGCGCCGGTGATCATCGCCGGCTTCGGCCGCTACGGCGGCATCATCGGCCGCTTGCTCTACGCCAACGGCCTGCAGCCGACCGTGCTCGACCACGACGCCGAGCAGGTGGCCGCCGTGCGCCGCTTCGGTTGGCGCGTGTTCTATGGGGACGCGACCCGGCTCGACCTGTTGCGCATCGCAGGCGCCGCCCAGGCGCGCGTGCTGGTGATCGCGGTCGACGACATCGAGCAAAGCCTGAAGGTGGCCGACCTGGCGCGCGAGCACTTCCCCCACCTCACCGTCGTCGCTCGCGCCCGCAACGTGACCCACTGGTTCGAACTGCGCCAGCGCGGCGTGACGCTGATCGAGCGCGAAACGCTCGACTCGGCGCTGATGAGCGGGCGCAGCGTGCTGGAGCAGATGGGCTGGATGCCCCACCATGCCCGCCAGCTGGCCTTGCGCTTTCGGCGCCACACGCTGGACCAGCTCGAGGCGCAACTGCCGCATTACCGCGACCAGGCCCAGCTGATCGCGATCGCCAAACAAGGCCGCCAGCAGCTGGAAGACTTGTTCGCGCAGGAGCGGCAAAGCCGTGAGCAACGGCGCCGCGAGGGCTGGGGGCAGTGA
- a CDS encoding AAA family ATPase: MKFKGSQNYVATDDLMLAVNAALTLKRPLLVKGEPGTGKTMLAEEVAQALGMPLLQWHVKSTTKAQQGLYEYDAVSRLRDSQLGDERVKDIHNYIVKGVLWQAFEAEQPVALLIDEIDKADIEFPNDLLRELDRMEFYVYETRQMIRAKHRPLVFITSNNEKELPDAFLRRCFFHYIRFPDADTMKSIVQVHFPGLKQELLGAALKNFYDVRNLPGLKKKPSTSELLDWLKLLVAEDIPPEALQSKDDKVAVPPLVGALLKNEQDVSLFEKLVFMQRHNR, encoded by the coding sequence ATGAAGTTCAAAGGTTCACAGAACTACGTCGCCACCGACGACCTGATGCTCGCGGTGAACGCCGCGCTGACGCTCAAGCGTCCGTTGTTGGTGAAGGGCGAGCCCGGCACCGGCAAGACGATGTTGGCCGAAGAAGTGGCACAAGCGCTGGGCATGCCGCTGTTGCAGTGGCACGTCAAGTCCACCACCAAAGCACAGCAGGGCCTGTACGAATACGACGCGGTGAGCCGCTTGCGTGACAGCCAGCTGGGCGACGAGCGGGTCAAGGACATCCACAACTACATCGTCAAGGGTGTGCTGTGGCAGGCCTTCGAGGCCGAGCAGCCGGTGGCGCTGTTGATCGACGAGATCGACAAGGCCGACATCGAGTTCCCCAACGACTTGCTGCGCGAACTCGACCGGATGGAGTTCTACGTCTACGAGACGCGGCAGATGATCCGGGCCAAGCACCGGCCACTGGTGTTCATCACATCGAACAACGAGAAGGAACTGCCCGACGCCTTCTTGCGCCGCTGTTTCTTCCACTACATCCGCTTCCCCGACGCCGACACCATGAAGAGCATCGTCCAGGTGCACTTCCCCGGCCTCAAGCAGGAGTTGCTGGGTGCGGCGCTGAAGAACTTCTACGACGTGCGCAACCTGCCGGGCCTGAAGAAAAAGCCGTCGACCAGCGAACTGCTCGACTGGCTGAAGCTGCTGGTGGCCGAAGACATCCCGCCCGAAGCGCTGCAGAGCAAGGACGACAAGGTGGCGGTGCCGCCGCTGGTGGGTGCCCTGCTGAAGAACGAGCAGGACGTGTCGCTGTTCGAGAAGCTGGTCTTCATGCAGCGGCACAACCGCTGA
- a CDS encoding vWA domain-containing protein: MLIDFFFTLRTAKLPVSIKEYLTLLEAIKSGVIDDEGGPTVDKFYYLSRTTLVKDEANFDKFDRAFGAYFKGVELLTDFTKDIPLEWLQKRLELDLSPEEKAQIEKLGWDEMMKRLRELFEKQKERHEGGSRYIGTGGTSPFGAYGYNPQGIRIGQDKSRNRSAVKVWDQRQFKDYDDGLELGTRNIKVALRRLRRFAREGAHEELDLDDTIRATAANAGYLDIKMVPERHNNVKVLLLMDVGGTMDEHIHRVEELFSAAKAEFKHLEFYYFHNCVYDYMWKNNRRRYSEKFPTWDVIRKYNKDYKLIFIGDATMSPYEILQPGGSVEYNNEEPGAEWLQRLTHAFPKYAWINPEPQGVWDYRQSIAVIQQIMNQRMFPLTLAGLESAMRLLSK; encoded by the coding sequence ATGCTGATCGACTTCTTCTTCACGCTGCGCACGGCCAAGCTGCCGGTCTCGATCAAGGAATACCTGACGCTGCTCGAAGCCATCAAGAGCGGCGTGATCGACGACGAAGGCGGCCCCACGGTCGACAAGTTTTATTACCTCTCCCGCACCACGCTGGTGAAGGATGAAGCCAACTTCGACAAGTTCGACCGGGCCTTCGGCGCTTACTTCAAAGGTGTCGAGCTGCTGACCGACTTCACCAAGGACATCCCCCTCGAGTGGCTGCAAAAGCGGCTCGAACTCGACCTGTCGCCCGAAGAAAAGGCGCAGATCGAGAAGCTCGGCTGGGACGAGATGATGAAACGCCTGCGCGAGCTGTTCGAGAAGCAGAAAGAGCGCCACGAGGGCGGCAGCCGCTACATCGGCACCGGCGGCACCTCGCCGTTCGGCGCCTATGGCTACAACCCCCAGGGCATCCGCATCGGGCAGGACAAGTCGCGCAACCGCAGCGCGGTGAAGGTGTGGGACCAGCGCCAGTTCAAGGACTACGACGACGGCCTCGAACTCGGCACACGCAACATCAAGGTGGCCTTGCGCCGTCTGCGCCGCTTCGCCCGCGAAGGCGCGCACGAAGAACTCGACCTCGACGACACCATTCGCGCCACCGCGGCCAACGCCGGTTACCTCGACATCAAGATGGTGCCCGAGCGTCACAACAACGTGAAGGTGCTGCTGCTGATGGACGTCGGCGGCACGATGGACGAGCACATCCACCGGGTCGAAGAACTGTTCAGCGCCGCCAAGGCCGAGTTCAAGCACCTCGAGTTCTATTACTTCCACAACTGCGTCTACGACTACATGTGGAAGAACAACCGCCGCCGCTACAGCGAGAAGTTCCCGACCTGGGACGTGATCCGCAAGTACAACAAGGACTACAAGCTGATCTTCATCGGCGACGCCACGATGAGCCCTTACGAGATCCTGCAGCCCGGCGGCAGCGTCGAATACAACAACGAGGAACCGGGTGCCGAATGGCTGCAACGCCTGACGCATGCGTTCCCGAAGTACGCCTGGATCAACCCGGAGCCGCAAGGTGTGTGGGACTACCGCCAGTCGATCGCGGTGATCCAGCAGATCATGAACCAGCGCATGTTCCCGCTGACGCTGGCCGGGCTCGAATCCGCCATGCGGCTGCTCAGCAAGTGA
- a CDS encoding GtrA family protein, translating into MAGNTYAQFLRFAVVGIIGFAVDAGILYVTLNIGFGPYIGRVISFVCAVIATWQINRRFTFTQRKPISLWREWQQYFLAMSLGGVCNYATYALALRLLPPDESAALLAVAAGSVAGMFVNFSSAKLWVFKPPSRTQNPQ; encoded by the coding sequence GTGGCAGGTAACACCTACGCTCAATTTCTTCGGTTCGCAGTCGTCGGCATCATTGGATTCGCCGTCGATGCCGGCATTTTATATGTGACACTCAATATTGGATTTGGCCCCTATATTGGTCGCGTCATCTCATTTGTTTGCGCTGTCATTGCTACCTGGCAAATAAATCGACGCTTTACATTCACTCAGCGCAAACCAATTTCCCTGTGGCGCGAGTGGCAGCAATATTTTTTAGCCATGTCACTTGGCGGCGTTTGCAATTACGCCACTTACGCGCTGGCACTCCGTCTGCTCCCTCCAGACGAAAGCGCCGCCCTTTTGGCCGTCGCTGCAGGCTCGGTAGCGGGCATGTTTGTCAATTTTTCGTCCGCCAAGCTATGGGTATTCAAGCCTCCCAGCCGCACTCAGAATCCACAATGA
- a CDS encoding c-type cytochrome, whose protein sequence is MKKVLSTMMVLAALAGVHGAASAQTLKADAKSGSMKVAMCIGCHSIPGYQSSFPEVHKVPMIAGQTAGYIAASLNAYKKGERKHPTMRGIAESLTDQDIADISAYYEELGNKAGGGQAPAQPQAAPAAVAELLKKGACVSCHGENFNKPIDASYPKIAGQHSDYLFVALKAYKTDTNPHVGRSNAIMAGQAKQFSNAELKAMAQYLGSLPGDVKVVPQDRFR, encoded by the coding sequence ATGAAAAAAGTGCTTTCCACGATGATGGTGCTGGCCGCATTGGCTGGCGTTCACGGCGCTGCTTCGGCGCAGACCCTCAAGGCCGACGCCAAGTCGGGCTCGATGAAGGTCGCGATGTGCATCGGCTGCCACAGCATTCCGGGCTACCAGTCGAGCTTTCCCGAGGTGCACAAGGTGCCGATGATCGCCGGGCAGACCGCCGGCTACATCGCCGCGTCGCTGAACGCGTACAAGAAGGGCGAGCGCAAGCACCCGACCATGCGCGGCATCGCGGAGTCGCTGACCGACCAGGACATCGCCGACATCTCGGCCTATTACGAAGAGCTGGGCAACAAGGCCGGCGGCGGCCAGGCGCCGGCCCAGCCGCAGGCGGCGCCGGCCGCGGTGGCCGAGCTGCTGAAGAAGGGCGCCTGCGTGTCGTGCCACGGCGAGAACTTCAACAAGCCGATCGACGCCAGCTATCCCAAGATTGCAGGTCAGCATTCCGACTACCTGTTCGTGGCCCTCAAGGCCTACAAGACCGACACCAACCCCCATGTGGGGCGCTCCAACGCCATCATGGCCGGCCAGGCCAAACAGTTCAGCAATGCAGAACTGAAGGCGATGGCCCAGTACCTCGGCTCGCTGCCCGGCGACGTCAAGGTGGTGCCGCAAGACCGCTTCCGCTGA
- a CDS encoding glycosyltransferase family 2 protein, protein MKVSTARIAVVIPCYNEAAAIATVIHDFKTSLPDADVYVFDNNSTDATSEVANRAGARVIKVPLQGKGNVVRRMFADVDADVYVMVDGDATYDAAAAPQLIDALLENGLDMVVGSRLSDEQAAYRLGHRFGNVLLTQCAATIFGKTFKDMLSGYRVFSRRYAKTFPAHSAGFEIETELAVHALSMRMPVAEIETNYKSRPEGSESKLNTYRDGFRILTTILKLFKSEKPFAFFFIGFLICVILSVALAVPAFETYLETGLVPRIPTIILSSGLMLLGAILLICGIVLDTVTRGRYEMKRFAYLAMSPVSRMQRGR, encoded by the coding sequence ATGAAAGTCTCAACAGCCCGAATTGCAGTTGTAATCCCGTGCTACAACGAAGCTGCCGCTATCGCCACGGTGATTCACGACTTCAAAACCAGCCTTCCCGACGCCGACGTCTATGTTTTTGACAATAACTCCACGGATGCAACGTCCGAAGTCGCAAACAGGGCTGGCGCCCGTGTCATCAAGGTTCCCTTGCAGGGAAAAGGGAACGTGGTGCGCCGCATGTTCGCGGATGTGGACGCAGATGTATATGTGATGGTCGACGGGGACGCGACCTATGATGCGGCCGCAGCTCCCCAGCTCATCGACGCGCTACTTGAAAACGGCCTCGATATGGTCGTTGGGTCGCGGTTGAGCGATGAACAAGCTGCCTATCGCCTGGGTCACAGGTTTGGCAACGTCTTGCTGACGCAGTGTGCGGCCACGATCTTCGGCAAGACATTCAAAGATATGCTCTCCGGCTATCGCGTGTTCTCACGGCGTTATGCTAAGACTTTTCCCGCCCATTCCGCGGGATTCGAAATCGAAACAGAGTTGGCGGTCCATGCGCTCAGCATGCGCATGCCGGTTGCAGAAATCGAAACGAATTACAAATCCCGCCCGGAAGGATCGGAGAGCAAACTCAATACCTATCGGGACGGGTTTCGAATTCTGACGACCATCTTGAAGTTGTTCAAATCAGAAAAGCCCTTTGCCTTCTTTTTTATCGGCTTTCTCATTTGCGTGATACTTTCCGTCGCTTTGGCCGTGCCTGCCTTTGAAACCTATCTTGAGACTGGCCTGGTTCCGCGAATTCCAACCATTATTCTCAGCAGCGGTCTGATGCTGCTGGGCGCCATCTTGTTGATTTGCGGAATTGTTCTCGATACCGTGACAAGAGGTCGCTATGAAATGAAACGTTTTGCGTACCTCGCCATGTCGCCTGTATCGAGAATGCAACGTGGCAGGTAA
- a CDS encoding autotransporter assembly complex protein TamA has product MPWTGYVRWLTFAGLGLALSAGPLQAQEVDEAAPPADAASAPPPPTGERAATTRSGTAYRLRIEAPDNLDDLLLLHLDLARFRSEPDITEVEVGRLMSATPAQARALLETEGYFGAEVDVRREPAANPGTPALIVVTVRPGPRATVDRLTLELQGDFQEALEKEDPRTMRRDRGLRNRWPLKPGAVFTQAAWTAAKNGLLTSLRGEGYPAATYAGTVAQVDATTHKVRIFIVADSGPLFRIGEIRVEGIERTTESAVRNLAPFDLGDVFTEKMLLDYQETLQKSGLYEGVAVELDPDVTRADTAPIVVRVRENKLKSATFSIGFSSDTGPRAGLEFTHRRPFGQEWVASTKLLYGRDEKLASLDLLSYPKPERYRNLVSLMHEDLASGGADTLTQRVRYGRLQDQERIDRLYYLEFNRTRVDTSGSTRTDRALWGNYEWTWRDVNNIVFPTRGWIVTAHGGAGVSYDAEDDRGPFGRLYLRGTRYHPLGERRFLQLRAEAGQVIKRDTLGVPDSLLFRAGGDESVRGYAYRTLGPERDGEVVGGPVLLAGSVELDWPLSARLRDWYGAVFVDAGNAADNWREYKAARGYGFGVRWRSPIGPLKADLAYGEATGKVRLHITVGTSF; this is encoded by the coding sequence ATGCCGTGGACAGGCTACGTCCGCTGGCTGACCTTCGCCGGGCTGGGCCTGGCGCTGTCGGCCGGGCCATTGCAGGCCCAGGAAGTCGACGAGGCCGCGCCGCCCGCTGATGCCGCGTCGGCGCCGCCGCCGCCCACCGGCGAGCGCGCCGCCACCACCCGCAGCGGCACCGCCTACCGTTTGCGCATCGAAGCCCCGGACAACCTCGACGACCTGCTGCTGCTGCACCTCGACCTGGCGCGTTTCCGCAGCGAGCCCGACATCACCGAAGTCGAAGTCGGCCGCTTGATGAGCGCGACGCCGGCCCAGGCGCGGGCGCTGCTCGAGACCGAGGGCTATTTCGGCGCCGAGGTGGACGTGCGCCGCGAGCCGGCGGCCAACCCCGGCACGCCGGCGCTGATCGTCGTCACCGTGCGCCCCGGCCCGCGGGCCACCGTCGACCGGCTGACGCTGGAATTGCAAGGCGACTTCCAGGAAGCGCTCGAAAAAGAAGACCCGCGCACGATGCGGCGCGACCGCGGCCTGCGCAACCGCTGGCCGCTCAAGCCCGGCGCCGTGTTCACCCAGGCGGCCTGGACGGCCGCCAAGAACGGTTTGCTGACCAGCCTGCGCGGCGAGGGCTACCCGGCCGCCACCTATGCCGGTACCGTCGCGCAGGTCGACGCCACGACGCACAAGGTGCGCATCTTCATCGTCGCCGACAGCGGGCCCTTGTTCCGCATCGGCGAGATCCGCGTCGAGGGCATCGAGCGCACCACCGAGTCGGCGGTGCGCAACCTGGCGCCGTTCGACCTCGGCGACGTGTTCACCGAGAAGATGCTGCTGGACTACCAGGAAACGCTGCAGAAATCGGGCCTCTACGAAGGTGTGGCGGTCGAACTCGACCCCGATGTCACGCGTGCCGACACCGCGCCCATCGTCGTGCGCGTGCGCGAGAACAAGCTCAAGTCCGCCACCTTCAGCATCGGCTTCAGCTCCGACACGGGCCCCCGCGCCGGCCTCGAATTCACCCACCGCCGGCCCTTCGGGCAGGAGTGGGTGGCCAGCACCAAGCTGCTCTACGGCCGTGACGAAAAGCTGGCATCGCTCGACCTGCTCTCCTACCCCAAGCCCGAGCGCTACCGCAACCTGGTGTCGCTGATGCACGAGGACCTGGCGTCCGGCGGCGCCGACACCCTCACCCAGCGGGTGCGCTACGGCCGCCTGCAAGACCAGGAGCGCATCGACCGGCTCTACTACCTCGAGTTCAACCGGACCCGGGTCGACACCAGCGGCAGCACCCGCACCGACCGCGCGCTGTGGGGCAACTATGAATGGACCTGGCGCGACGTCAACAACATCGTCTTCCCCACCCGCGGCTGGATCGTCACCGCCCACGGCGGTGCCGGCGTCTCCTATGACGCCGAGGACGACCGCGGGCCCTTCGGCCGGCTCTACCTGCGCGGCACGCGTTACCACCCCCTCGGCGAGCGTCGCTTCCTGCAACTGCGCGCCGAGGCCGGCCAGGTGATCAAGCGCGACACGCTGGGCGTGCCGGACTCGCTGTTGTTCCGCGCCGGTGGCGACGAATCGGTGCGCGGTTATGCCTATCGCACGCTGGGGCCCGAACGCGACGGCGAGGTGGTCGGCGGGCCGGTGCTGCTGGCCGGCTCGGTGGAACTCGACTGGCCCTTGTCGGCACGACTGCGCGACTGGTACGGCGCGGTCTTCGTCGATGCCGGCAACGCCGCCGACAACTGGCGCGAATACAAGGCGGCGCGCGGCTACGGCTTCGGCGTACGCTGGCGCAGCCCGATTGGCCCGCTGAAGGCGGACCTGGCCTACGGCGAGGCGACCGGCAAAGTGCGTTTGCACATCACCGTCGGCACCAGCTTCTGA
- a CDS encoding DUF1841 family protein, translated as MFAPSQHEVRQFFCEAYRKHRDGSPLTPIEAIAADWIAEHPEYHGDLADLDAALAASYEVEEGRTNPFLHLAMHLSISEQIGIDQPRGIKQAYELLAHKLGSAHDAQHEVMECLGEMIWASQRSGQPPDGEAYIDCVRRRATR; from the coding sequence ATGTTCGCTCCATCCCAACACGAAGTACGGCAGTTCTTCTGCGAGGCCTACCGCAAACACCGCGACGGCAGCCCGCTGACGCCGATCGAGGCCATCGCCGCCGACTGGATCGCCGAGCACCCCGAATACCACGGCGACCTGGCCGATCTCGACGCGGCGCTGGCCGCGAGCTACGAGGTCGAGGAGGGGCGCACCAACCCGTTTTTGCACCTGGCGATGCATTTGTCCATCTCAGAACAGATCGGCATCGACCAGCCGCGCGGCATCAAGCAAGCCTACGAACTGCTGGCGCACAAGCTCGGCTCGGCGCACGACGCACAGCACGAGGTGATGGAATGCCTGGGGGAGATGATCTGGGCCTCGCAGCGCAGCGGGCAGCCGCCCGACGGCGAGGCGTATATCGACTGCGTGCGCCGGCGGGCGACACGTTGA
- a CDS encoding GNAT family N-acetyltransferase, which yields MAFDVTPVTLAGRHARLEPLSLDHVPALAEAVQDGRLWELWYTQVAPPEHMQAEVERRLGLQARGSMLPFAVRRLSDDRVVGMTTYMHIEAAHRRLEIGSTWYAASVQRSALNTECKRLLLGHAFETLGCIAVEFRTHFMNHASRRAIERLGAKLDGVLRSHQVMPDGTLRDTAVYSIVAAEWPTVKRHLTWQLERPR from the coding sequence ATGGCCTTCGACGTCACGCCGGTCACGCTGGCCGGCCGTCACGCCCGGCTCGAACCGCTGTCGCTCGATCACGTGCCGGCGTTGGCCGAGGCGGTGCAGGACGGCCGCCTGTGGGAGCTCTGGTACACCCAGGTGGCGCCACCGGAGCATATGCAGGCCGAGGTCGAACGCCGGCTCGGGCTGCAGGCGCGCGGCAGTATGCTGCCCTTCGCGGTGCGGCGGCTGTCGGACGACCGGGTGGTCGGCATGACCACCTACATGCACATCGAAGCCGCGCACCGTCGGCTCGAGATCGGCAGCACCTGGTACGCCGCCTCGGTCCAGCGCAGCGCCCTGAACACCGAATGCAAGCGGCTGCTGCTCGGCCACGCCTTCGAGACGCTGGGCTGCATCGCGGTGGAGTTCCGCACCCATTTCATGAACCACGCCAGCCGCCGGGCGATCGAGCGTCTGGGCGCCAAGCTGGACGGCGTGCTGCGCTCGCATCAGGTGATGCCCGACGGCACCTTGCGCGACACGGCGGTCTACAGCATCGTCGCGGCCGAATGGCCCACGGTGAAGCGGCACCTGACGTGGCAGTTGGAGCGGCCGCGCTGA
- a CDS encoding sulfite exporter TauE/SafE family protein, giving the protein MIDDPWFYAAAVPAVLLMGLSKSGFGAGFGSLAVPIMALAIPVPQAAAIMLPLLAVMDVLGVIAYAKAADRSLLRLLLPAGLVGTVLGTLLFGVLSARSVAAIVGALTLVFLAQRLLFPPRADARAPRRWLGVVLGVASGFTSFVAHAGAPPVSAYVLPLRLPPVTFSATMAVFFAVVNASKWGPYAWLGLIDLRNMATALVLMPLAPLGVWVGVRLVRHVRPDWFYRLVYLGMFLTGVKLLWDGLA; this is encoded by the coding sequence ATGATCGACGACCCGTGGTTCTACGCCGCCGCCGTGCCGGCGGTGCTGCTGATGGGCTTGTCCAAGAGCGGCTTCGGCGCCGGTTTCGGATCGCTCGCGGTGCCCATCATGGCGCTCGCGATCCCGGTGCCGCAGGCGGCCGCCATCATGCTGCCGCTGCTGGCAGTGATGGATGTGCTGGGCGTGATCGCCTACGCGAAGGCGGCTGACCGGAGCCTGTTGCGGCTGCTGCTGCCGGCCGGGCTGGTCGGCACCGTGCTCGGCACGCTGCTGTTCGGCGTGCTGTCGGCACGTTCGGTGGCGGCCATCGTCGGCGCCCTGACGTTGGTGTTCCTGGCCCAGCGCCTGCTGTTTCCGCCCCGCGCCGACGCGCGGGCGCCCAGGCGCTGGCTGGGCGTCGTGCTCGGCGTCGCATCGGGCTTCACCAGCTTCGTCGCGCACGCGGGCGCACCGCCGGTGAGTGCCTACGTGCTGCCCTTGCGGCTGCCACCGGTGACCTTCTCGGCGACCATGGCGGTGTTTTTCGCGGTCGTCAACGCGTCGAAGTGGGGCCCCTATGCCTGGTTGGGCCTGATCGACCTGCGCAACATGGCCACCGCCCTGGTGCTGATGCCGCTCGCGCCGCTCGGCGTCTGGGTCGGCGTGCGGCTGGTGCGCCACGTGCGGCCCGACTGGTTCTACCGCCTGGTCTACCTGGGCATGTTCCTGACCGGCGTGAAGCTGCTGTGGGACGGGCTGGCCTGA
- a CDS encoding malonic semialdehyde reductase, with protein MNITTEQLFDNARTHNVWRDEPVPDALLQRLYDLVKFGPTSANCSPARFLFLRSPEAKARLVPLMDEGNRAKTAAAPVTVIVGMDLTFYEKLPQLFPHNPTARSWFEGNPAKIEQTAFRNSSLQGGYFILAARALGLDCGPMSGFNAAAVDAEFWGGTSIKTNFICSLGHGDPSGLFPRSPRLAFDEACGLL; from the coding sequence ATGAACATCACGACTGAACAGCTTTTCGACAACGCCCGCACCCACAACGTGTGGCGCGACGAACCCGTGCCGGACGCACTGCTCCAGCGCCTGTACGACCTGGTCAAGTTCGGCCCCACCTCGGCCAACTGCAGCCCGGCGCGTTTCCTGTTCCTCAGGAGCCCCGAGGCCAAGGCGCGATTGGTGCCGCTGATGGACGAGGGCAACCGCGCCAAGACAGCCGCGGCGCCGGTGACGGTCATCGTCGGGATGGACCTCACCTTCTACGAGAAGCTGCCGCAGCTGTTCCCCCACAACCCGACCGCCCGCTCCTGGTTCGAAGGCAACCCGGCCAAGATCGAGCAGACGGCGTTTCGCAACTCCAGCCTGCAGGGCGGCTATTTCATCCTGGCCGCACGGGCCCTCGGGCTCGATTGCGGGCCGATGAGCGGCTTCAACGCCGCGGCGGTCGACGCGGAGTTCTGGGGTGGCACCTCGATCAAGACCAACTTCATCTGCAGCCTGGGCCACGGCGATCCGAGCGGGCTGTTCCCGCGCAGCCCGCGGTTGGCCTTCGACGAGGCGTGCGGCCTCTTGTGA